The Montipora capricornis isolate CH-2021 chromosome 3, ASM3666992v2, whole genome shotgun sequence genome includes the window CAAAAAATCTTTCTTGCATTCCTTCTTTGACACTCTGAATACTGTCAGTTGTAATGTAAGAATGGTAGAACTTGGAAGAGGTCACCCCATGCTTTGCATACAAGGTAATTTTTTGGAATTAGTTCATCTTAGTGACACAATCTCTACATACTAGGTAATAGTAATATTGGTATTCTTGTCTATTTGTAATACTTGTGGCTCCCTCTGACATAAAACATACACAAAACCGTGTTTTTCACCTACAATAGATTTTTTTTGTGACCTTTACATTTTGGGATTGTGATAGGCCTGGTACCCAAGGCAAGGAACGGCCCACATAACCAAATACATATACAGTCAAACCTTGATTATCCAGAGTCAATGGGACTGTAGTGAATAGTccagaaatttgaaaatgtgACTATTGATGAGGTAAACACAAATTAATTAGGACACCAATGTTTCACTTGGCAACAAAACAAGTCTCAGCCAGTCATAACTCACATTTTCAGTGCCtaaattaaaatgaatttgaaagaaTAGCCTTTAAGGAATCTTCATTATGCCTTAttaatatttcacaaaaataatggGATCAGAAGAATTGGTCTGGATAACTGAGGTTCAACTGTACCTTTATAGCAACCAAAATTGAATACTACAGTttacaaaaaaagaatattttatattGTGGGAGCATTTCTAGGATTATGGGGGCAGTCTTTGTGCGTTTTGCGACTGTGTGTGGTACTCCCACACCATTTGCAATTCTTTCCCCCAAGAGTCACTACAGCACTTTCAGGAGCATCAGGAACAGGAACTGATGTTATTTCAGTGCCACTGACCAGTCCCTCATCAACAGCATTCTGTGCAAGGAGGACTGCTTCTTCTTCCAAAAGATCAGTCTGCTCTTCCTCTCCATATGTGTGCCTAATTTGGCAATTCTTGACATATTTCTTTCTACAAGACAAGAAAGAGACGTAAGACTATGTTTGCAAGCACTGTTATACTTCCCCTTCAGTAAGTAGTGGATTTCCTAGTACAGCAGACCTAGGAACCGTAAACCGCAGGCAActcaaaagacaaacaaaacaaaaaagccaaaaacacAGAAACACAGAAACATTGGTAGCATTTCGTTTCCCACCCATTTGTGAGATATGTAACAACCTTATCATTACAAATAAAAAAGGTTCCACTATCCCACCAATACCAAAAAGCTATCTAGATGGGCAGTAATTACATTTTGATTCAGTTTGTTCAATGAAGACCTGAAAAGAGTtgtaaaaaataatttggtGACCCTGTTTATAGTTGATGACCACTGCACTGATTAGTTATACCTCAATTCTTGCTCCTCGGCTCGgtttacttttctcttgactcttttctttttccccgCATCCGTCTTGTAGTATTCCAACCGTTTCATTCTCTCTCTGTTGTCATGTTGGCACTTGTGAAAAGAAGAATACATTGAACATAATATTCAATGAAATTATAAGTATGCACTCAAATCACATGTCCACATGCATATAATATAGAACACTGAGCACAGGTGCTGAAGTTTGTCTATTCCTTTTCTGTTCTCCTCACTATATTGGaatatttttttaacagttGATATGATCATTATAATATCCAAACAGAACTTCATATCCCAAATCATCCCCACCTAATCATTACAAAGCAACACCTTCTTGTTATGAAATCGACAAGATTTTGTTTACATACAATCTCCTGAATTCCACTGAGTACTGGAAGGCCCATCCGAGAATACAGCTCAATGATCCAGTGGTATTGTGCCCCTTTTTCTTTAAACAGCCATGTCATGTTTGCCTGAATAAGGCCCAGATTGGTAGAGGCCTGGTAATGTTTTTGGTGTAAATTTGTATCCTTGGCCCTGAATTTTGCCAAAACACTAAAGGTGGCCTCTGGCATGTTTGAGTGCCCTTTCCCTAACTCTGGGTCAATCACACTCTTTGCATTTTTTGCCCTTTCAGCACACTCTATCTCATAGGCAAGCCCATGAAACTCACATTTCAGGGGGTGAGTACAGTGATATGGCTGTCCTTGGCATTTCATATCTGGGTAAAACCCATTTTCATCACAATCACAATTCTTACAAGAGCACTTTGTCAGGGGATGAAAAGAACAAGACCCTCCCTCCCATTCATGAATGTCCTTGCTGTGGTATTTGCCAAGTGTCAGCATGGTCTCTCTGTACTTTTCAGGACTATTACCAGCCTGAACTAGTGCACAGTAGTGATTCCGCTTGGCATTTTGAATAAATCCGGGCCCTATACAACCACATACAGGTTTGTTCCTTGTTGCAACAAAAGTATGCTTTTTGCCAGCACAGCAGCATTTCAATGATTCTATAGAAGGAAATTCTGATTTGTGCAAGGCAATACATCCTGGGGTAAATGTTGACATTTCCTTTAAATAACTCTAGACTCCTGTTCATTAGAGAATGAATATCGAAACCCTTTGGCAGACGAAGAGTCGGCATCCTGCCAATTGATTGCAACATTTAGGCCTTCTTCTTTTGCCTGAGCCCAAAGCTTCTGGCTAAGATGGCCCTCCGCTGACTTAGCTGTACCTTGCCATAAATCTTCATCGCAAATCCTGTCTGCACCTCGCATTGACAGGTGCCCATAATACAGAAGGGCACCTGTGATATAATTTTTTATCACAAAGGTGCAATTTTGACTAAAATGCCCCCATATTAGCCAGCAACCATCACAGCATGTTACTGCTCTGGACCAGCTACCGATTTGATCTGATGGGAGTTGTATCATTTGATGTTTGGCATCATCACACATCTCATCAAGCATGTCTTTAATATGAGGAAGGGCAAGGTCAATCACTTCCAAGAAGGGTTTTTCTGAGGTAACACCCAAACCCAAACCTCTCCCAAGGGTTTTCCTATAACTAGCATACCCATGCCCACTTATGAAAAATGCTAAAGAGAGGGCCAAGGATACTATTTGCCTCCATGAATTCTGGGCAAGTTGGCTGCTCTGTGGTCCAGCACCCACAACACTTGAAGATAAACATCATAGCCCCTCCAAATCCCTTCTTTTCACATGCAGTCAGAACAAGCTTGCctatgacaaaaaataaaaccaaaaatttacACTCAAAAATAGTTTTCAGTCCACAGTGTACATTTTTCATATCAGTCAGGATgtcattgaaaaaagaaaacaaaaagcggTTCAGCAATTTGAATGACATGGTAAGCTTGAATCACACAACAAGAGGTGAGTGCTACgatttataatggtaataggactgagtggagtccaatttggtctgtattTTTTTGTAATCATATGAGTGATAAACACGAGTATGATTATATGTAAAAACCTTTCACACTGAAATCCTAAAATTACACAATCGATCGTTTTTCTGATGATATGAAGGTCATACAAACACAGACATCTCTTGAATCAAGTGCAACGAAATTTTTATTTGCACTACTTACTTGAAGACACGGGTATAAATTTCTAATTCATACGCACCTTTACACCTCCCATTGTATGAAGGGCAAGAGAAAACGTTGTTGAAATCTCTGACAAGCTGTAATATGGAGGAGGTTGTGCCCACAAACAATCCCTCTGGAATGATCAAACTgccgattaaaaaaaaaaagcgttctTTCCATGTGTAGAAACAGTTCACAatttgacaaaataaaatgtgaATCATGAAATGTTAAAAAGACGGCAAAGGGAAGCGTATTCATTTTTGACAATGTGAAAGCATACTGAAGTACAAATGTATCACTTCAAATTGTGGAATTTTAGAAAAGGAAAACGGAACATTACTACAAGCGACCAGAGAAAATACTTACCCAGATTTGACATGACCTTCGGTagttgtttttttcaatggtggTTGGTAATCTTCATCGGAATCTTCCCCGCAATCTTTGCTTGTGGACGACGCTTCTATGGCGACTTCTGAGCTACCCGTATTTTCCTTCACAAATTGATCGAGTATTCCATTAGCCTCTAGTTTGCGTTCTACGTCTTTCAAGCTCTTGAATTTCTTACCCTCTGGATCCACGTACGTTAAGTGTACTCGATTTCCAGATTCGCGAGACAAGATTTTCCACCCAGCTTCTTCAAGTAGTCAAGTGTTCAGGCGAATTCTTAAAGCGCTTCCCGAGCCGCCAACTTCGTGAGGACTTCTTGACCAGTCTTTCTGATTGCCACTAGCCATCAATGGGTATAATTATTTCTTTGATAAATGAAACTCTCTCTATATATAACTCTTTTTGGATAAATAAATTTCTATATGATATAAATCCGTGcgatattttctttcaaaatcgtCTACCGAACGCGTTGTCAAACAAAGGATATCGAATGGTGTCTAGCTGTCAACATGCAGAGATTATGGCCAGCAAGGTGTTGTTGCTAGGTGAAGGCGTTATGCCACCCTCTCattggtttcgcgggaaaaataGATAAACAAAAAAGGTCAACTTTATCGTATATGGGGGAGTATTTTATGTTTCACCACTGCAAATACTTACTGTGGACACCGCAAACATGGATGCCATCGAAATACGCTCGAAACAACGGGAAATGAGAAATTTTCCGCAATTTATGGCCGATTTACAACTACAACAGCCAAATACACCATGATAGGGAACTATGTTTTTCAATCTTGCCTCTTAACGATAAATCGTTGGGGTTTCAAACTTGGCAGGGCAAAAGTAAATAGAAGACGGGAAATTTACACCGCAGTGCGCACTCTGGAGCAAAATATTTCCCGAGTTAAGGATTCTCAAAATTCGTCAAGGTAAACAATCATaattttgttcataaaaatGTAACAATATGACATTTGAATGCACACTGTGGTGAAAACTTTCGTTTTTGCTTATATTTTTTGCATACCTAATGTTGTCGTGAAATAATAAATCCCGTTTCCGTTTTGAGCTTTAAGGTGAGTTTGAGGGGACCTGACCACGCCCCATATTTTCCTGAATTCCATGCATTCCTGAGCAGTTGACTTCCCCTGgaaaatttttttggaaactcTGAGGATTGACTAATAACTGGCCGTAAAGTGGCCTAGCTACTGTTTTTTATTCTGTTTACATACACCGCCAAACATAGCCCAAATTCGGTTAATTTAGCCTCCAGGAATACCTTAAAACAAACCTAACCATGACTCCCCTGCACAACCACAGATGCATGACATTGGAATTCAATGCTGTTTTGACCCTATTTGCTATAAGACTGTGGAAACTCAAACAGATGAAAAGGATAATGCATCTACCAATGTTTCTGAGAAGCCAAGCAATAAGCTTTCCTTACCTGGTCAAGATGGCACACATGTCTCAGACGAATCAAAAGTTAAACTTGACCACAGTTATGCCACGCAGCGGCCCCCTTATGTAATTTTCCCTACATATGAGGATGACAGCTTCAATGCTACCTCACCACCTCCACTATATGAAGTAGAAGTTGTCCTGAGAACAACTACGGAGGATGATGAAATTGTGTTTGGAAATGAGAATGGTGATGATAGTggggatgatgatgatgatgaggaccTGGATCCCCATTGGTTACCTGGTGAAGAAAAATTTACACATGACGACAATTTATTGTCTGAAGATGAAAATGACGGGGACTCTACATGTAGCACTCCTGGCTGCGAAAAGAAATACCTGGTATTTGATTCGTGTCTCAATAAGTTGCTAAAATGGTGTCCGGACTGTGGAGACGTCATCATCCAAATTGagaggaaaagaaaattggtagTACGCTATCAATTGAGTTAACCTGCCACAGTGGCCACACCACTTACTGGGATTCACAACCAGTGGTGAAAAAGAAACCCTTGGGTAACTTATTGATGGCAGCATCCATTCTGTTCACTGGTAACACCTTTGCTGCTATCAGTCGCTTTGCCTCATGTTTCAATCTTTTTGTGACAGTGTTTATTACAACACACAACTAAAGTATTTGTTCCCTGTTGTTAATGAGGCACGGGAGACTGAAAGTAGACGCCAAATTGAAAAGCTTAATGGGAAGGCAGTTGTCAACCTTGATGGCGATGGCCGTTGTGACAGTCCAGGAGACTGTGGGAAATATGACACCTACACACTAATGGATGATGACATTGGAGATGTGGTAGCATTTATTGTTGTTCAGGCTTCAGAGGTAACATCGTCTAATGCTATGGAAAAAGAAGGCTTTTCCAGGTGCATAGAAATGCTGGAAAGCAAAAATGTCACCATTAGTAGGATTGCAACAGACCGTCATGTGTCCATCAGCAGTTCCATGAACAAAGACCACCCAACTATTAATCACCAGTATGATGTTTGGCACCTCTCTAAGTGGGTGGTAAAGGGTTGTGAGGAACTGTCCCCATGGATACAGTCTATTGCTAATCACCTCTCGTGGTCTGCTGTAACCTGCAATGGTAGTGTGGATCTTTTGCATGAAAAATGGAAATCAGTGTTGAATCACACTACCAACAAACATAATTGGTCAGGGAACACTCATTTTCACAAGTGCAGTCACAGGTGCATTTCATCCTCTGAAGCTAAGCGAATCTGCTGGCTCAAACCAGGTACCTGGGCTCACTTAGCTTTGGAGGAAGTGGTCCTAAACACTAAGCTCATAAAAGATCTGGCTAGGCTTACTGACTTCTGCCACACTGGCAGAATCGAGGTCAATCACACAATGATGCTCAAGTACTGCtcaaaaagagaacatttttCGTACCAGGGCATGGTTACCAGGACTCAACTTTCTGCACTTGACAACAATGCAAACACTGGTTGTAATCAAGCTCAAGTACAGGTCGGAGAACATGGAGGCGAGGCACGCTACAAGATGTGCTTTCCGAAGGCCCATATAGTCCATGGGCCAATTGGCTAAAAATGGCGGATCGTTACCACTCGAGGGGAGGAAGGCCACcatatatcaaattaaagcttatcatgtgtagattttaaaaatatatgatGGAAATGTTGTAAGAGTAGCTTAAGGGAGTCACGTGACCTTGATTTTTGCATAATGAGCATAAATTGATAATATACTAGAATGCGGCTTTTAGCAAGTAATTCTCTAGATTCTGCATAAAATAAAGCAGGCATAAATAAGATATAATGTCTGTTCAGTGTTTTGTCACCTTTAAGGATAAATAGTCACGTGACAGTGACGTCACTTCCGGTCGGCATTAAAAAAAACCctcaaattttgtcttttttccttATTTGTTTTTAATCTGTGAATACAACAGATACTGAAGAACTTCCTGATAGTTATACTGAAGCCGAGCTCAATGCATTTTCTAGATTATGCGATTAGATAAGGAATGAATTATTTCAGCGCAATAATATAATGGAGCTGGTACAATTAAGTGATATGCTTGGAGAGTGGATGTTGGAAAATGGGGTAAAAGAAATCAAGCAGTCAACAATAACTCACTTAAGAAGAAAACTTAGTGTTGAATTTGGAAATTCTTCACACTTGATTCAAAACGAATCTAACAGAGTTATTGTCTACTCAGATAGCCTCACACGAGATCAGCTAGTCTTATTTCATCATCGCCTAAAAAAGGAAGTAAACGTTTTAAGGGCCTCTCGTTCACACATTGGCGAAAGTTAAAAGACGTAGCTAGTAAGATTAGGCAGTCTGTAAAGTAACACTGCGCTAAACAAGAGTGGCCTCCAGATCCCTTCAATATCACCCGGGAAAACAGTGGCGCTCCATCTATAGTGACAACCTTTCTTCGGAATGTTCTAGGTGGCGTAATCAAGAGCGCGGTGAACGCTTGACCTGGCTTTGCAGTTATGTTGGCCAAGACCTTGTTTGGTATAACCCGTGGTCAGGATACAAGCCTGCAAAACACATTCTGTTACCCTCGGCAGTCAAATCGCTAACAGGTATTTCATTATTATAAACATTATTATAAATGACTGCAATTTATTCACGGTTAAACTTTCTATCAATTTTAAGGTAACGTTGAGCTTATACAGATTCTAAACCGTCTTGGGCACGGTATATCATATTCTCAACTCGAAAAGGTTGATACAGCCCTGTGCCTACAAAAGCTTGCCATTACACCTGAAGATGGCATCCCTCTCCCAAGCAACATAAATTATACCCAGGTACAAATACTGTCCTCGCCTTTGACAACATTGATAGGCTGGAAGGAACCCTGTCCAGAGGTGAGACATCGCATCGTGTTAATGGTATCGCCGTTCAGCCTGTTACTGATCAGAAAATAGTGGTCCCCAAGGtggaaaagacaaagaaaagatCCTTCTCTGCTCCAGAAGAGCGTCTCCCAATCTACAATGTTGGCAAGCGAGTTGGGGCCCCGCCAAGAAAGGGAGGGATGTTGACAACGAAACGATTCTTAAAGAATTTACAAAGAAGAATCTGCTCTTCATCCTTGCTCGTCTACATTATGCAGCCCATCAACAAAAGGTCAGCAGCTGGACTGGGTCTAACATCACGGTTCATGACAAGACGCCATCATTCGCAATAATGTAGGTAATTGCCGACCACTAATGCACCAGCCACTGATGTTTCTACTGTCAACGAAGCCCTCAACCGATCACTCACTATCATGCGCTCTCTCCATCTCAAGCATATGTGTTTTCGATCAGGCCATCTATGCCAAGGCGTTTGAGGTGAAGTACAAGGAGTATGAGAAGTTCAAGCCCATAGTTCTCCGTCTTGGAACTTTTCATACCCTCGGTACATTGATCCCTATCATTGCCGGGTAAAAGGTTCCAGCATGCTGGTCTAAAGGACTTATTCATTGAAGCTGGGGTAGTGGCTGAGGGCTCCCTGTCTGCAGTTCTGGAGGGGCGAAACTATAACACAAACTGGCTTACGAAGCATTCATGAGGGTGGCATTGGAAGGATTTTATCCTTCGCTTAACGAGTCACACCGAGCGGACAGTCGTCAAGTACAAACATGTCTTTATGAAATTGGTAACCAAGCCGATGAACTGTGTAAAGAAAGACACGATGAGGTTTTCAAGAGCCGAGTTTTCCAGCGTTTTTCTGAACTTTTTGCTGAATACACTCTTCATCTCCGAAATACCAATGGCCCCCTTTCAGCATTCTAGATGTCTTATATAGACAAGATCGAGCTACTACTTCACATGATCCGTGCCTCTAGAGAAGGTAATTGGGAACTCCATCTCCCTGTGTCTGCCAGATGCTCCCATGGTGCTTTTCCTACGATGCTATTAACTACGCAAGATACATGTCAGCTTATTACAGTGATATGACAAGTGTACCAGATAGCACCCGGAGGTACACGAGTTCACGAGAGACGGTGGACTTTCAGTTCAGTTGAGCAACGACAATACATTTGGAAGAATTCCCGTTGACCAGACTCTTGAAGAAACCGTAAATAAAGATACCCAAACACCTGGGGGTACCAAGGGCTTTAGTTTGAAACCTGGAGCCGTACAAAGGTACTACTTGACGGCAGAATTTAGAACTTTGTTCCTGCGCAGTTTGCGCGAAATGGTCGGCTATGCGGCGGTATGGAGAAATTCTCTACGAAACAATGATGTTCCATCTCCAGTTGCTCATGGCTGGTCTCTTGTAAATGACGGAGCTCAAGAGAGATTGGTGATAGATTGGATGAGTGGACTCCCGGCACCAACAGCTGTAATAGACCTTATATTATGTATGTGCAAGAAGGCCTGTAATGATAATTCATGTGACTGCATTCGAAATGGGTTAAAGTGCTCCGACCTTTGCCGCCTAACAACTTGTTCTAACCGTCCAGATGAAGAAGAGGACATCCATGTAGACCTGGATGAAGAGGACGTTGAGTTTGACTGAAGTTTCTTGAGTGTGAGTGTGACATTTTACCTACACATGAGAAACACTTATCAATCTGAGAACACAGGCTACCCATTTTAAATCTTATTTTAAGATACATTTAGAATAACGCTAATTTCTATAACGTTTAGTCCTTTTTATGGTAAAAATGCTctgaattgtattttttttaatcacataaaagaaaaaaggcgAAAAACCAAAAAGATAGACAAAATTTGAGGGGGTTTTTAACCACGACCGGAAGTGACGTCACTGTCACGTGACTATTTATCCTTAAAGGTGACAAAACACTTAACAGACAGTATATCTTATCTATGCCAGCTTTATTTTATGCAGAATCTAGAGAATTGCTTGCTAAAAGCCGCATTCTAGTATATtatcaatttatgctaattatgAAAAATTCAAGGTCACGTGACTCCCTTAAGCTACTCTTACAACATTTCCatcatatatttttgaaatctaCACatgataagctttaatttgatatatgGTGGCCTTCCTCCCCCAGAGTGGTAATGAAAAGCCACTTGGCCCATGGACTAATAAGCGATGGGTAGTCAAGCCAATCAGTGAGAAGAAATCATACCATTATTTGTCAGGTATGAGGAAGGAAATGCAGTTGCCCAGCCTTTGCCTGTTCAGCTACCAAAGAACATTGCCTCAGAGCCAGCACCACTTAAGGCAGACTTGATACAACAACATCGATCAAGATTTAACTAATGAAAATAATGTGTAGCTTTACAAGTAACAATTTTTCGTGCATAATAATTTTGAAGAATCTTGATATAATTTGAAGAAACATTGAATCGTTACTCTTTCACCCTAACTGATAAACACAAGTcataaactatatatatatcagtGCTGAAAGTAAAGTGAAAAATACTTCGGAACAAGTAGTCAGTAATTTTACCAATGAGAGAATGAACACATGAATAATATGACACCCATTCagaggaaacaaaaaacaaatatagATGGTACAGTATAAATGAAATAGGCCTAAGTAATAATGAAGtttttatatatcatttcaatattttgaacttgtaaatagttttatgGTCAAACCAGATCACGCATATGCATACCGAAACCCTTAAAAGGCAAACTCTTCTTCTGGCCCAGGTAGGGGATAAAAGTTACGTATGCACATAACAGCACAAGATGGAAGAACAACCTTATCTCTTTCCCTAAAATCCCCCAGCACCATCGGGCCAGTTGCCTGTAAGCTATATGTCTAAATAGTTTATGCTCTGGCCCATCATAAGGGTCTTTGTGTTGCTGCTTGCACCCATCTATTGATACAGACTGGATGAAACCCTGGGTGTTGGGTTATACATGTGGGCTCGTCTTGGCATTCGCCACTTGTGACTGcctcaatatttttatttttgcccaCCTCAATCTCTTGGCAGCAAACGCATGCCTCCACTCGTCCCA containing:
- the LOC138040349 gene encoding uncharacterized protein, whose protein sequence is MLESKNVTISRIATDRHVSISSSMNKDHPTINHQYDVWHLSKWVVKGCEELSPWIQSIANHLSWSAVTCNGSVDLLHEKWKSVLNHTTNKHNWSGNTHFHKCSHRCISSSEAKRICWLKPGTWAHLALEEVVLNTKLIKDLARLTDFCHTGRIEVNHTMMLKYCSKREHFSYQGMVTRTQLSALDNNANTGCNQAQVQVGEHGGEARYKMCFPKAHIVHGPIG